One window of Candidatus Scalindua japonica genomic DNA carries:
- a CDS encoding DUF362 domain-containing protein: AEAECTLSVFFQNRDVKSVAKYIGYSDASLAKVIDMTEGNNTEEVDFGGRLGKHPVDRDWANADFRISFAKNKTHSYAFYTLTMKNIYGALSKKYKYKVYHHEFDDIYGTTIDFIKKYKVHFGFIDAIISADGPFGIFADPCPQLTGTIIGGEDIVAVDWVGAGKMSLDPMISRYMQEAVEAFGKPAIKIVGDGRPYKYWANVPRISSIFSHGMLDRHYLFGFIIYYTMSEMDPDVFPSQPSQSDFINALRDLSAPLRELVFKEPGQQPSELHKFVNEIVIRMMQ; encoded by the coding sequence TAGCAGAGGCGGAGTGTACACTGAGTGTGTTTTTCCAGAACAGGGACGTAAAATCAGTCGCAAAATATATCGGCTATAGTGATGCATCTTTAGCTAAAGTGATAGATATGACTGAGGGTAATAATACGGAAGAAGTTGATTTTGGCGGCAGGCTCGGCAAACACCCTGTTGATAGGGATTGGGCTAATGCTGATTTCAGGATCTCATTTGCGAAAAACAAAACACATTCCTACGCCTTTTACACACTGACCATGAAAAATATTTATGGTGCGTTATCGAAAAAATACAAATATAAAGTGTATCATCATGAATTCGATGATATTTATGGCACGACGATTGATTTTATAAAGAAATATAAAGTCCACTTTGGTTTTATTGACGCTATAATAAGCGCGGATGGTCCTTTTGGTATATTTGCTGACCCGTGTCCTCAGCTTACCGGGACTATTATAGGAGGAGAGGATATAGTTGCTGTTGACTGGGTCGGCGCTGGCAAAATGAGCCTGGATCCAATGATATCCAGATACATGCAGGAGGCGGTTGAAGCATTTGGGAAACCGGCAATAAAAATAGTCGGTGATGGAAGGCCCTATAAATATTGGGCAAATGTACCCAGGATATCAAGCATTTTCTCACATGGGATGCTTGACAGGCATTACCTGTTCGGGTTTATAATCTATTATACTATGAGTGAGATGGATCCTGACGTATTTCCTTCACAACCAAGTCAATCCGATTTTATTAATGCTCTCAGAGACCTCTCTGCACCGCTGAGAGAACTTGTCTTTAAGGAACCAGGCCAGCAGCCTTCTGAATTACATAAGTTCGTTAATGAAATTGTTATCAGGATGATGCAGTAA